Proteins found in one Panicum hallii strain FIL2 chromosome 4, PHallii_v3.1, whole genome shotgun sequence genomic segment:
- the LOC112888606 gene encoding berberine bridge enzyme-like 18, whose amino-acid sequence MVAIVRRSFALSFLAAFFAVLHRAASVAPAAPSSDAASFLRCLAVDLPPQVVYTNASPSYSSVLESSIKNLLFVAPATPTPVAIVAAADASHVQAAVRCGARHGVRVRPRSGGHDYEGLSYRALSAARPFAVVDLAALRAVRVDAGRRTAWVGSGATLGELYYAIANRSARLGFPGGVGPTVGVGGHLSGGGFGLLLRKHGLAADHVVDAVIVDAEGRLLDRAAMGEDLFWAIRGGGGGSFGVVLRWKLRLVRVPATVAVFTVHRPRNQSATALVTRWQRVAPALPRDVFLRVVLQNQDAQFESLYLGTCAGLVATMAGRFPELGVTPRDCIEMTWIESVLYFAFYGTGKPRELLLDRGTRPERYFKAKSDYVSEPVPSHVWESAWSWFLKDGAGLLILDPYGGRMGGVSPLATPFPHRQELFNLQYYGFWFENGTEVAEKHIGWIRGLHREMELYVSKNPRGAYVNYRDLDLGVNGDDDDDGGVSGYEKARAWGEMYFKANFERLAAVKAKVDPHDFFRNEQSIPPLPSSRKGLL is encoded by the coding sequence ATGGTGGCCATTGTCCGGCGGAGCTTTGCACTATCATTCCTCGCGGCTTTCTTCGCCGTCCTGCACCGTGCGGCCTCTGTTGCACCGGCTGCTCCGTCGTCTGATGCCGCGTCCTTCCTCCgctgcctcgccgtcgacctccCTCCGCAGGTCGTCTACACGAACGCGTCCCCGTCGTACTCATCCGTCCTCGAGTCCTCCATCAAGAACCTGCTGTTCGTGGCGCCGGCGACCCCGACGCCGGTCGCCATCGTTGCGGCGGCCGACGCCTCCCACGTCCAGGCCGCCGTGCGCTGcggcgcgcgccacggcgttcGCGTGCGCCCGCGCAGCGGCGGCCACGACTACGAGGGCCTGTCCTACCGCGCCCTGAGCGCGGCGCGCCCCTTCGCCGTCGTCGACCTGGCCGCGCTCCGCGCCGTCCGCGTCGACGCCGGGCGCCGGACCGCGTGGGTCGGCTCCGGAGCTACGCTCGGCGAGCTGTACTACGCGATCGCCAACCGCAGCGCGCGCCTCGGGTTCCCCGGCGGGGTCGGCCCGACGGTGGGCGTCGGCGGCCACCTCAGCGGGGGCGGCTTCGGGCTCCTGCTGCGGAAGCACGGCCTCGCCGCGGACCACGTGGTCGACGCCGTCATCGTCGACGCCGAGGGGAGGCTCCTCGACAGGGCCGCCATGGGGGAGGACCTCTTCTGGGCCatccggggcggcggcggcgggagttTCGGCGTCGTGCTGCGCTGGAAGCTGCGGCTGGTGCGCGTGCCGGCGACCGTCGCGGTGTTCACCGTCCACCGGCCAAGGAACCAGTCCGCGACCGCGCTGGTCACCAGGTGGCAACGCGTGGCGCCAGCGCTGCCCCGCGACGTCTTCCTCCGCGTCGTCCTCCAGAACCAGGACGCACAGTTCGAGTCCCTCTACCTCGGCACGTGCGCCGGCCTCGTGGCGACGATGGCCGGGAGGTTCCCGGAGCTCGGCGTGACGCCGCGGGACTGTATCGAGATGACGTGGATCGAGTCGGTCCTCTACTTCGCCTTCTACGGCACAGGGAAGCCGAGGGAGCTGCTCCTGGACCGGGGCACCAGACCGGAGCGCTACTTCAAGGCCAAGTCAGACTACGTGAGCGAGCCCGTCCCGAGCCACGTGTGGGAGAGCGCGTGGAGCTGGTTCCTGAAGGACGGCGCCGGGCTGCTCATCCTGGACCCCTACGGCGGCAGGATGGGCGGCGTGTCGCCGTTGGCGACGCCGTTCCCGCACCGGCAGGAGCTCTTCAACCTCCAGTACTACGGGTTCTGGTTCGAGAACGGGACGGAGGTGGCGGAGAAGCATATCGGGTGGATCAGGGGGCTGCACCGGGAGATGGAGCTGTACGTGAGCAAAAATCCCAGGGGCGCGTACGTGAACTACAGGGACTTGGACCTCGGCGTGAAcggtgacgacgacgacgacggtggCGTGAGTGGCTACGAGAAGGCGAGAGCTTGGGGGGAGATGTACTTCAAGGCGAACTTCGAGAGGCTTGCCGCGGTGAAGGCGAAGGTGGATCCCCATGACTTCTTCAGGAACGAGCAGAGCATTCCTCCGCTTCCGTCGTCCCGGAAAGGCTTGTTGTAG